The following proteins are co-located in the Paenibacillus sp. JNUCC32 genome:
- a CDS encoding YunC family protein gives MVTLLPIEIEGHTVMGVEVKLPKTTLLAVYTSRGYIMCGALDVGLLNEQLADRKIIAGRAVGVRTLEQLLEAPLESVTLEAEKWGIHPGLACKDAILRMI, from the coding sequence TTGGTGACTTTACTGCCGATCGAGATTGAAGGACATACCGTTATGGGCGTCGAGGTCAAACTTCCGAAAACTACGCTGCTGGCTGTATACACTTCCCGCGGTTATATTATGTGCGGTGCCCTCGATGTGGGCCTTCTGAACGAACAGCTTGCAGACCGCAAGATTATTGCCGGGAGAGCCGTTGGGGTTCGCACATTGGAGCAGCTGCTGGAGGCACCGCTGGAATCGGTAACCTTGGAGGCGGAGAAGTGGGGCATCCATCCCGGCCTCGCCTGCAAGGATGCGATCCTGCGGATGATCTGA